tttaaaattctgcatACCTGTTGTCTTTCTAGAAAACGGATCTGTTTAAAGACACAATCGTTTTTGCAAATGATGAAGCTATTCTCACCGAAACAATAAGGAACTCTTTTGTAATTGACTGGAGCAGGTACCTTTGTCTTGGTAAtaacatgtttcttttgttctttttattataGTACACTGAATCAACACATTTATGAtagactgactttgtttttattacccCAGAGTTCAAGTTAAAATGTTACTTTGGTTTGAATTGTCATTGTGTTCAAAGTTCCCTGTGCATAATTCACTGATAGGAAAATATATCTGTTGTAACCTCACACTGTATCGTATAACTACTAAAAAGATTACAATATATAAGAGCATATTGTTTTCTCATCTGTTAGGTTTCAATAAGCCTTTTCATATTTATGCTGGAATGCTCCACTTGTACTCAAAAGCCTTTATTACGGAAAGGTTTTGCTGGTGGAACCAACACATCAGTGCTTCCTTTGTGAAACAGAACCAGATTCTTCTTTATATGTTCATTGAGtgaaatttgtggttttttCACACTCTTTATGCACCTCCTTTCCACCATCATGTAGGAAGGTTGCTCCTGTACTGATACATTCATACATATAGAGtgttttgcaaatgtattcacaccTCCTGTAACATCATAACcagaaatttaaatgtttctttattgggattttatatccAAAACCACCAGAAAGATGTTCATAATTGTGGCGTGGagatgtatatgtatatacaccATGTGCACTAAATACAGCTGTAAGTTTTATTTAGGTATGCTTTAGGTCTGCTTctatcagctttgcacatctagagactgaacTATCTACCCATAGAAATCGTGTGATGTTCAGTGTGGCGTGCAGTTTGTTTTCCACTAGTGTTTTGCAGCTAGTCTAAAAGGTAAATGTTGGCGTCATTTGACCACAGCATTCTTCAGTGTTTACAGTGTTGTTACATGGTTTGTAGCAAGCTGCAAATAGGACATCTCATGGCGGTTGTGCCATactcttcacttttttttctgatctaaCATTACCTTCACAAGTATTGTGATATGGTTTATAAAGTGTTCCCCAGGTTTGCTCCTGATCTGTCTGATCCTAATGATGTCTTTAATAAACCTCGTAGACTTTCACAGAAAAGCTGtgtttatactgagattaaattagacATATGTGGGTTCTGTTTACTAATTAAGTGACTTCTGGaggtcattttatttaggagtatcagactaaaataaacaatacaaatgcatacattttcagatttcagatttgtAAAATGGTTGAGAActttgcatcattttctttccatttcacaattatccACTACTTTGTTTAGGTCTATCACAgacaaatcccaataaaacacgttgtaatttgtggttgtaaggtgacaaactgaaataaCCTTTACAATgcactgcagacagaaaaagattttatttgaattttatcagtaatgaaaagaaataaaaatgcaaactaaGTTTTACTCATGTGAGCTATGATTGCTTGTGTTAAAGGAATCAGTCTTCCCCACATGGAGATAGTCAAAGCAGTTGCAGCAGAAAGGAATGTTCCCAGCAACCAACTGTCACTTTGTCACATGATGATATTGGACGATGCATCCAAGCTTCCTACTATAGATTGGTATGACCAACTATACACtatgcttatttaaaaaaaaactaaaaaaatcaattaaattaaaaaaatcaaagattctggcaaattattaataaaatagcATCTCATTACAAGAACAGAAATCTGCTctaaaatgtcagtttgttcTTCTGTGCATCAGCTCTGGGATCTGCCTCAGCTCCCTGGATGAATCCCACCTTGACTTGGTGAATCAGACGTGGAAGTTTGGAAATAATGAAGGCGCTGCCAGGATGATCCGAAACATGGTTACAAACTTCCCATCCTGCTGCGTTCTGGATCCAGAAGGAAACCCTGTTTCCTGGATTTTGACCTACGTGTGCTGCGCCCTAGGAATGTTGTATACTTTACCAGAACACAG
The Xiphophorus hellerii strain 12219 chromosome 22, Xiphophorus_hellerii-4.1, whole genome shotgun sequence genome window above contains:
- the LOC116713582 gene encoding glycine N-acyltransferase, whose amino-acid sequence is MELTEDQLKVAETELQRELPQSLKIYGFLVLRNRVKSDSYIVLVDRWPKFSVIICKPQYKQKTDLFKDTIVFANDEAILTETIRNSFVIDWSRYLCLGISLPHMEIVKAVAAERNVPSNQLSLCHMMILDDASKLPTIDCSGICLSSLDESHLDLVNQTWKFGNNEGAARMIRNMVTNFPSCCVLDPEGNPVSWILTYVCCALGMLYTLPEHRGKGYAKALISSMAKKFCGQGYPVFCFIEEDNRTSYQLFKGMGFSEDPAYRETWYGFNDF